A segment of the Sphingomicrobium flavum genome:
TCGACACGCGCGCCTTCCACACGCCCGTGGCGGGGTCTTCCACCATCGGCACCACGCTCGCTTCACCGCCCTGGGCATCGGCGAACAGGTGCAGCGACACCTTGCGCGCGGTCGGCGACCACAGGGCAAAGCCCAGATCATCGATGGTCGCAATCGCGCCCAGCGGCTCGTCATTGGCATAGAGCGCATCGAGCACCCAGCCGGTCTGGATCCCCGTGCGCGACCCGTCTGCCGCCCGCAGCGCCAATGGCTGCTTGAGCATCTGGCGAACTACGGTGCGGTCGGCGCGCTCGAGTCGCCACAAGGCCATTCCGGCAAGATGCGGATGGTCGGCGGCCATCGCGCCTTCGACCTGGCCTGCCGGCGTCAGCTTGACCTGCCGGTCCCCCGCCATCAGCAGCGGCGCACCCTCGGTCTCGAAGGCGATCAGGTCGGCCGACAGCCAGTGCGCGCGCGCATCGGCGGGGATGTCGCCGTGCAAGGCCGTTTCGGCCATCGCCGGACTGGCGGGGGCGGGGGTCAGCGCTGCTCCGCTCGCCAATAGGATTGCCAAGACCGCGTGCCGCTTCATCGTCCGTCCCCTGATGTCTCCTGAAGGCATGACTATCCTGCCCGTCCGCCTCGCCGACAAGTCTGTATAGGTATGCACGGCTGGCGCTGGCGCGATTATGGCCTACATAGGGTGCGATGAGTTTGACTGTCGCTTCCTTCAACATCCGCAAGGCCATTGGCACCGACCGACGTCGGCGGCCTGACCGCGTGCTGGGCGTGCTGGAGGAAATCGGGGCCGATATCATCGCGCTGCAGGAAGCCGACAAGCGCGTCGGCACGCGCGGCGCTGCGGTGCCGCATGCACTGATCGACGATCATGGCCATTGGGACCCGGTGGATTTCGACGTCTCGCACAAGAAGCTCGCCGACCTGCTGCCCAACCACAAGGTCTTCGATAGGCTCGATACGCGCAATCTTGGCTGGCACGGCAATGCGATCCTGGTGCGCAAGGGGATGAAGATCATCGATGCCGAAGCGCTCGACCTGCCCACGTTGGAGCCGCGCGGCGCGGTGATGGCAGAGGTCGAACATGATGGCGGCCCGCTGCGGATCATCGGCATGCATCTCGACCTGTCGGGCCTGTATCGCCGCCGCCAGATCGAACGCATCGTCGCCCATATCGAAAAGCGCCATGCGCACATGCCCACCATCATCATGGGCGATACCAATGACTGGCGTCCCACCGCGCCCTGTTTCGAGCCGTTGAGCCCGCGCTTCCGCTTTGCCGAATGCGGCCCCAGCTTCCACAGCCGCCGCCCCATGGCTGCGCTCGACCGCATCATCGTGGACAGGGAATTGGGTATCGAAAATGCCGGCGTCCACCGCAGCGCAGCGGCCCACAAGGCGTCCGATCATTTGCCGGTTTGGGCAAGGCTGAAGCGCTAGCTGCCGCGCTCCATCTTGCGCTGGCGGCGGCGCTGGACCGATGAACCGATCCCCATCGCCTCGCGATATTTGGCCACCGTGCGGCGGGCCAGGTCAAAGCCGGCTTCCTTCAACAGGTCGACCAAGGCATCGTCGGACAATATCTTGTCGCCCTCATCGTCGATCAGTTTCTTGATCGCGGCCTTCACGGCGACGGCTGATGCGCCCTCATCCCCCTCCGCCGAGGCCACGCCGGAGGAGAAGAAATATTTCAGCTCGTAGAGCCCGCGCTCGCACAAGAGATATTTGTTGCTAGTCACACGGCTGACGGTTGATTCATGCATCTCGATCGCCTCGGCCACCTTGGCCAGCGTGAGCGGCTTGAGCGCTGACACGCCTTCGGTGAAAAAGCCTTCCTGCTGGCGCACGATTTCCATCACCGTCTTGATGATGGTCTGTGCGCGCTGATCCAGCGCTTTCACCAGCCAGTTGGCGCTGGCCAGATGATCGGCCAGCCAGGCCTTGGAATCCTTGTCGCTCGCCCCGGCCTTGAGGTCGGCATGATATTGGCGGTTGACCAGCACGCGGGGCAAGGCAGCGCTGTTCAGTTCGACCGACCAGCCTTCCTTGGTCTTGGCCACGAAGACATCGGGGGTGATATTTTCGGCGGGCTTTTCGGAAAATTCGCAGCCGGGCTTAGGATCATAAGCGCGCAATTCCTGCACCATGTCGGCCAGGTCTTCGGCATCGACCCCGCAGATGCGCTGCAAATCCTTCATCCGCCCCTTGGCCAGCAGGTCGAGATTCTCGATCAGCCGCGCCATGGCGGGATCGTAACGATCCGCCGCCTTGGCCTGCAGCGCCAGGCATTCGGCAAGATCGCGCGCGCCGACCCCGGCAGGCTCCAGCGACTGGACCAGCCGCAGCGCAATCTCGGCCTCCTCGATCTCGACCGAATAGGCCGCCGCAATATCGCGCAGCGGCGTTTCCAGATAGCCGGTATCCTTGAGCTCGTTAACGATGGTCTCGGCGATCTGGCCCAGCCGCCCGGGCGTGCCGACCAACTGGTCCATCAGATGTTCGGCTAGGCTGTGCGCCTTATATTCCAGCCGGTCGAAGTCGAAAGCCTCGCCCGCTTCGGCCATGGGAAGGTCGGGCAGGCTGTCGGTTTCGCGGGCGGCTTCGCCCGAATCCCAGTCGAGCGCTTCGGCTCCATCGCCGAAATGGTCGATACTGTCTTCGAAATCATCCTCGCCGCGCTCGCTCAGCTCGGACGCTTCCTCGCCGCGATCCTCGCGTTCCACTTCCAGCAGCGGATTCTTGGCCAGCTCCTCGGCAATGACCTGCTCGACCTCGAGCGAAGAGAGCGCCAGCAGCTTGATCGCCTGCTGCAGCTGCTGGGTCATGACCAGCGACTGGGATTGCTGGATATTGAGGGAGGGTCCGAGGGCCATCAGCGACCCTTAAAGGGCAAAGCTTTCGCCGAGATAGAGACGGCGAACTTCGGCATCGGCGACCAGCGCCTGCGGGGTGCCCTGGAACAGCACCTGGCCGTCATAGATGATACAGGCACGATCGACGATATCGAGCGTCTCGCGCACATTATGGTCGGTGATCAGCACCCCGATATCGCGCTTCTTCAATTCCTTGATGAGGTCGCGAATATCGCTGATCGACAGGGGATCGATCCCGGCAAAGGGCTCGTCCAGCAGCATGATGGTGGGATCGGCCGCCAGCGCGCGCGCGATTTCCGCGCGCCGTCGCTCGCCGCCCGAAAGCGCCATGGCCGGGCTGTCGCGCAGTCCCGTCAGGCCGAATTCGTCGAGCAATTGTTCCAGCCGCGCCTCGCGCGCTTCGCGCACCGGCTCGGACACTTCCAGCACCGACAGGATATTCTGTTCGACCGTCAGCCCGCGAAAGATGCTGGTCTCCTGCGGCAGATAGCCCAGGCCAAGAATGGCTCTGCGATACATGGGAAGGTCGGTGATATCGTTGCCGTCCAGCACGATGCGCCCGGCATCGGGGCGCACCAGCCCCATCACGGAATAGAAGCTGGTCGTCTTGCCCGCGCCATTGGGGCCAAGCAGGCCGACCACCTCGCCGCGCGCCACGGCCATCGATACGTCCTTCAGGACGACCTTCTTGTCATAGCTTTTGGCGATCGCCCGGACCTGTAGCCCGCGCGTCTCGACTTCTTCGGGAACTTCCGAAAGGTCGGTGCGGACAGGATCGCCGAGATCGGCCATCAGTTGCCGCGCTGCGGCACGGTGAAGCGGCCGGTGACGCGGCCATTTTGCGATTCGACTCCTGGCGGGCCACCGCTCAGCACCGCGCGGCCGCTGTCGAGATCGATGTTGAGCCGTGCGCCCTTCAATTCGTTGGGGCCTTGGCTGAAGCGCACATTGCCGATCATGGTGATGATCTTGCGATCGAGGTCATAGACCGCAAAGTCGCTGCGCGCGGTTTCGTCGCCGCGGGTCACGACCACGCCGCCCGACGCATCCAATCGATCGATTTCCAGCCCGCCGCCCGTGCTATAAGCGAGCCGCAGCCGCTCCGTCCGCAGTGTCAGCGCGCCCTGCTGCACCACGACATTGCCGACGAAGACCGCGCGGTCCTCGCGATCCTGCACTTCCATATCGTTGGAATTGACCAGCACCTCGGCATTGATGTCATGCCCGCCAAGCAGGCTCGACCGCTCCTGGCTTGCAGCGGACGCACCGCTGGCGGCGATGAGGAGGAGCGCGGCAAGGATCGGTTTGGCATGCATATTGCTCATCTGACGCTCCCTTGGCGAATTTTCAAGGTCGCACCGCCCGTCAGCTTGACGGTTCGTGCCCCCAGATCGGCCTCCAGCCCGCCCGCGCTGAATTCGCCGAGCCGCATTTCACCGGTCACGCGGTCATCGCTTGAAAGCCGGCGCTCGTTAAGGTCCACGGTCACCCCGCTGGTGTCGAGCTTGTAGCCATCGGGCCCGCGCACCTTGATCCCGCCCGGCACTTCGACCTTCTTCTCGTCGATATCGTAAGTTCCCTGATCGGCGGTCACGTCCAGCGGCCCATTTTCCAGTTCCAGCCGCGCCGCCATGCCCTCTATCTCGACAATCGGCACCGCACTGGTTTCCTGCAGCGCCTGCTCGGCGATGATGGTGAATTGCTGGCCGTTCTTGTCCTCACCGGTATAGCGCGCTTTCTCCACCCGCATCCGCTCGCTCGCCTCATCGACTTCCTCCTTGTCGAGGATGAAGCTCACATCGTCCTGGCTGGTCAGCGGCGCGAACAACAGGAACATCAGCAGGATCAGCCCAAGCGCGGGCAGCCCGAATTTCAGCCATCTGACGAGCACGTCATGACGGCTTCCGGGCTCGGCCCAGCGGCGCTTCTGTGCGCGTTCGCGGCGGGCGGCTTCGCTCATTTAGCTGTGGGCAAAAATGTCCACCTCGTCCCAGCCTTCGAGATCGAGCAGGGCACGCGCGGGCAGGAAATCGAAACAGGCTTGGGCCAGCTCGGCGCGGCCCTCACGCTCGAGGCGCAGGTCGAGCTCGTCCTTGAGCGCATGGAGGAAGCGCACGTCGCTTGCCGCATAATCGCGCTGCGCGTCATTGATGTCGGGTCCGCCCCAGTCGCTCGACTGCTGCTGCTTGGAAATATCCTTGCCGAGGATTTCCTTCACCAGCTCTTTGAGGCCATGACGATCGGTATAGGTGCGCACCAGCCGGCTGGCCGTGCGCGTGCAATAGACGGGCGCCGCCAGCACATCGAGATAGGCGAAGATGCTGGCAATATCGAAGCGCGCGAAATGGTAGAGCTTCAGGCGATTCTCGTCGCCCAGCACGGCTTTCAGATTGGGCGCTGCATAATCGCTGTCCGGCCCGAAGCGCACCAGATGCTCATCGCCCTTGCCGTCGGACAGCTGGACCAGGCACAGCCGGTCGCGGCGCGGCAGCAGGCCCATCGTCTCGGTATCGACGGCAACCGGCCCGTCGCCAAACAGGTCGACCGAGGGCAGATCTTCTTCGTGGAAATGGACGGCCATGGGCACTCCTTATCATCGGTTGGGCGTGGCCATAGCTTCTCACGGCCAAGCTTGCCAGACGCTGAGCAGAGGAATCGCTAGGAAGAGCGCGCTTTTTCCTGTATGTGCAGCCCCGAATGCGTGGAAATTGCCGCGTATTGATGTTCGTGATCTGCACCCGTGGCGAGCATTATTGAAGTGTTTTGGGGCAAAGAAGTTTGGATTGGCATGGGTTACGACAGAGGGCGTAAGGGCGACCGCGGCGGTCGCGGACGCGACAAGCGCGACAGCGGATTTTTCGGAGAAGACAGCTTCAAGGAACCGGGCGGTTTTGATGACCGTCGGGGCGGTGGCTATGCCGGCGGCGCGCCGGGCTATGGCGATCGTGGCGGCGCAGGCGGCGGTTATCGTGGCGGCGGTGGTGGCGGTGGCTACCAGGATCGCGGTGGCGGCGGCTATGGCGGCGGCGGTGGCGGTGGCTATCGCGGCGGCGGCGGCGGCGGCGGCGGTTTCCGCGGCGGCGGCGGCATGCCCCCCCAGGTTGTTGGCGAAGGCAAGGGCGTCGTCAAATTCTTCAATCCGCAGAAGGGCTTCGGCTTCATCGTGCGCGATGATGGCGGCGAAGACGTCTTCGTCCACATCAGCGCTGTCGAAGCTGCTGGTCTCACTGACCTCGCCGATGGTCAGCCGCTGGAATTCACGCTGGTGGATCGCGGCGGCCGCATCTCGGCGACCGACATCAAGATCGATGGCGAGCCCATGGCGGTCGAACGCAGCGGTTCTCCCGCTGCTGGCGGCGAACGTCCCGAACGCGGCGGCTTCAACAAGCGCGAGCTGACGGGCGAAACCGCGACCGGTACGGTCAAGTTCTTCAACGCCATGAAGGGCTTCGGCTTCATCCAGCGCGATGACGGCCAGCCCGATGCCTTCGTGCATATCACGGCGGTCGAACGAGCCGGCATCCCCACCATTAATGAGGGTGACCGATTCGAATTCGATCTCGAAGTCGACCAGCGTGGCAAATATGCCGCAGTGAATTTGAAGCCGTCCAGCTAAGGCGCGGCTGAAAATCAGCAAATCAGGGGCCCGTCCGGCATTGCCGGGCGGGCTTTTGCTTGGCAGGAGAGCGCGCATGCATATCGCCCCCGCCAACCCTCAAGATCGCGACGCGCTGCTGGCGCTGATCCAGAGCGCCTATCGCGGCGAATCATCGCGCGCCGGCTGGACCACCGAGGCCGATCTGCTGGGCGGACAGCGCACCGATCCCGAGGGGCTCGACGCCATCTTCGCAAATCCCAAGCAGACATTGCTGGCGGCGCGGCAGGATGGCGACCTCGTCGGTTGCATCGCGCTGACCGACAAAGGGGCAGGGCGTCATTACTTCGGCATGCTCACCATCGCTCCCACCCAGCAGGGTGCGGGGCTGGGCAAGCAATTGCTCGCCGCCGCCGAACAGCAGGCGCGCGATGCGGGTGCCAGCGTCATGGAAATGTGGGTGATCAAGCAGCGCGCCGATCTCATCGCCTGGTACGAACGGCGCGGCTATCTCGCCACCGGCCGGCATGAGCCCTTTCCCATGGCAGATCCGCGCTTCGGGCTGCCCAAGCGCGATGACCTTGAATTTGCCGTGTTCGAAAAGCCGCTCGGCTAGCTCGGCAAAACCTCAAGAAAACAAGATGTTGCCATGGCGACGCCAAGCCTGTTAGCCCATCGCCAGCCCCAGTTGAGGAGTCCTATCGATGCTGTCCACCCTGATTGTCGCTGCCCTGGCCCAGGCCGCCCAACCCGCGCCCGCGCCCGTCTTCCAGCCCGGCACGCCGCAATTCGAAGTGCAGTGCATGACCGCCTTGAACCAGCATGCCGCGCAGGCCACCGATCCGCAGCTGCGCGCCAGCCTGTCCACCATGGCGCTCTATTATGCCGCGCGGGTCGACCTGCTTATGCAGGACGATGCCCAGCTGACCGCAGCGGTCAAACAGTCGATGGACGTGATGGCTGGCAAGGCGCTCAACACCGTCAGCCAGGCCTGCAGCCAGCAGATGAGCGCACGTCTAGGCCGCTTCCAGCGCCTCGCGCAGCAGCAGCAATAGGGCCTAGCTGACCAGCTTTTCCAGGTTGGCGATTGTGTCGGCTTCTTCCGCAGGCTTGTCCTCGCGGATGCGGCTGATGCGGGGAAAGCGCATCGCCAGCCCCGATTTATGCCGTGCCGATTTGTGGACGCTGTCGAAGGCGACTTCCAGCACCAGCGTCTTTTCCACCTCGCGCACCGGGCCGAAGCGGTTGATCGTGTTGCGCCGCACGAAACGGTCGAGCTGCTTCAATTCCTCGTCCGTAAAGCCGAAATAGGCCTTGCCGACGGGGTGCAACTCGCCCTCATCGGTCCAGCAACCGAAGGTATAGTCGCTGAAATAGGATGAGCGTTTGCCCGATCCGCGCTGGGCATACATCATCACGCAATCGGCGGTCAGCGGATCGCGCTTCCACTTATACCACAGCCCGACCTTGCGCCCCGCCACATAGGGGCTGTCCTTGCGCTTGAGCATCAGCCCTTCGACCCCCGTGTCGCGCGCTTCCTCGCGCAGGTCCGCCAGCGCATCGAAGCTGTCCGCCTCGACCAGCGCCGACAGGTCGAACCGTTCGGGATCGAGCCTTGTCATGAACCCTTCCAGCTGCGTGCGCCGCTCGCTCCACGGCCTGGCCCGCTGGTCTTCCTTGCCGTCGAACAAGATATCGTAGAGCCGCACGAAGGCGGGATAATCGCGCTGCATCTTGCCGCTCACCGCCTTGCGGCCCAGCCGCTGCTGCAGCGCGTTGAAACTGCCCGCCTCGCCGCCCTGTTCGGCGCCGCGCACCAGCAATTCGCCATCGACCACGCCCTCGCTGGCAAAGGCCGCGCAAACATCGGGAAAGCTGTGGCCGATATCATCGCCCGTCCGGCTATAGAGCCGCGTCTCGCCCCCGGCATGGACCAGTTGCACGCGGATGCCGTCCCATTTCCATTCGGCGGCATAATCGGAAAGGTCGACGCGCTTTTCATCCTCCAGCGGGTGGGCCAGCATGAAGGGGCGGAAGACCGGCAGCTCGGTGACGTTGGGCGCCTCCGCCTTGCCTTCGCCCCAGTCGAACAAGGGGGTGAAGGGCGGCTCCAGCGCATGCCACACCTCCTCGACCGCCTCGACATCCAGCCCGAAGGCATCGGCCAGCGCCTGCTTGGCCAGCCGCGCCGATACGCCGACGCGCAAGGCGCCCGTCGCGACCTTGATCAGCGCATAACGGCCCGACGCGTCGAGATGGTCGAGCATGTCGGCGAGCAAGGCGGGCGCCTCGCTCTTCGAAGCCTTTTGCAGCGCGGTCACCGCCGCGCCCAGCGACAGGGTGCCGTCGTCGATCTCTGGCTCGCCATCCGCCGCATCGCCCCACAGCAATGACAGCGTCTCGGCCGAATCGCCGACATAGTCGCGACTCATTTTGTAGAGCACGGGATCGATCCGCTGTTCGGCCAGCGCGCGAATGATCGAAGGCTTGATATAGGGAATCTCGACCTGGTCGGTCAGCGCCGCCAGCGCAATCCCCCGGTCGGGATCGGGCGCACTCTTGAGATAATCGCCGATCAGCCGCAACTTGGCATTGCGGGACCGCGTGTAGGTCAGGTCATCGAGAAGGCGGGAAAAGGCGCGCATGGCATCAACAATGCGCGGCCCCGCCATTAGGCTCCGGCCCTAATCGGCTCTTTCGCTTGACAAAAAGCGGCCCTCTCGCCAAAGACGCGCCGACTGGGGCGGCCCTTGGGTGCCGCCTTTCTTGTTTAACACGATTTTTTGGGACTGGACCGATGGCCAAACCGGCAACCGTCAAGATCAAGCTCGTCAGCACCGCCGACACCGGCTTCTTCTATGTGACGAAGAAGAATCCGCGCAACACCACCGAAAAGATGGTGTTCCGCAAATATGACCCGGTTGCGCGCAAGCATGTCGAGTTCAAGGAAGCCAAGATCAAGTAAACGCGATTCGCGTTACGCTTGATTGCTATCCGATTCGGCGGGTCCGTTCGCGGGCCCGCTTTTGCGTGGGCCCGGCAGCTATTGCGCGGGCCCGTCTTCTTTTTGTGTCAGCAGCCCGTTCACTGTCTCAATAAATCTCGCGACCGAAATCGGCTTTTCCAGATAGGCCGCCGCGCCCGCCTGGCGGATGCGCTCGCCATCGCCTTCGCCGGCATAGGCCGTCACCGCCATGATCGGCACGCCCGCCAGCCGTTCCTCGGCGCGGATCATCCCCATCAGTTCAATGCCGTTGATAAAGGGCAGCTGGATATCGGTGATGACGAGGTCGGGCCCCAGCTCCAGCGCTGCGTCAATCGCGTCGCGGCTGTCCATCACATCCTTGGCCTCATGACCATGCGCGGTCAAAAGGTCGCAGAACAACTTGATGTTGAGCGCGTTGTCCTCGACAACCATGATCTTCGCCATAAAGCGCGATCCCCTGAACCCTTAGACCCCGCAGATAGGCGATGAACAAGAATAGCACAACGGACCCCTTCGCTCTGGCCCTTCAGGCCCTGGTCGCGACGCTCGCCGATGAACGCCGCGCCGAGCGGCTGCTGGCGCTGACCGGACTGGATGCGGATGCGCTGAAGCGGGGGCTCGATGATCCCTCCACGCTCGCGCAATTGCTGGAGTTTCTGGAAGCGCATGAGCCCGACCTTCTCGCGGTGGCCAATGACATCGGCGTTGCGCCGCAGGAACTGGTCCAGGCCCGGATGAGGCTGGAAGCATGAGCCGCCCGCTCCTCATCACCGATTGCGATGAAGTGCTGCTGCACATGGTCTCGCATTTCGATGCCTGGCTGATGGAAG
Coding sequences within it:
- a CDS encoding endonuclease/exonuclease/phosphatase family protein; the encoded protein is MSLTVASFNIRKAIGTDRRRRPDRVLGVLEEIGADIIALQEADKRVGTRGAAVPHALIDDHGHWDPVDFDVSHKKLADLLPNHKVFDRLDTRNLGWHGNAILVRKGMKIIDAEALDLPTLEPRGAVMAEVEHDGGPLRIIGMHLDLSGLYRRRQIERIVAHIEKRHAHMPTIIMGDTNDWRPTAPCFEPLSPRFRFAECGPSFHSRRPMAALDRIIVDRELGIENAGVHRSAAAHKASDHLPVWARLKR
- the rpoN gene encoding RNA polymerase factor sigma-54, with amino-acid sequence MALGPSLNIQQSQSLVMTQQLQQAIKLLALSSLEVEQVIAEELAKNPLLEVEREDRGEEASELSERGEDDFEDSIDHFGDGAEALDWDSGEAARETDSLPDLPMAEAGEAFDFDRLEYKAHSLAEHLMDQLVGTPGRLGQIAETIVNELKDTGYLETPLRDIAAAYSVEIEEAEIALRLVQSLEPAGVGARDLAECLALQAKAADRYDPAMARLIENLDLLAKGRMKDLQRICGVDAEDLADMVQELRAYDPKPGCEFSEKPAENITPDVFVAKTKEGWSVELNSAALPRVLVNRQYHADLKAGASDKDSKAWLADHLASANWLVKALDQRAQTIIKTVMEIVRQQEGFFTEGVSALKPLTLAKVAEAIEMHESTVSRVTSNKYLLCERGLYELKYFFSSGVASAEGDEGASAVAVKAAIKKLIDDEGDKILSDDALVDLLKEAGFDLARRTVAKYREAMGIGSSVQRRRQRKMERGS
- the lptB gene encoding LPS export ABC transporter ATP-binding protein, producing MADLGDPVRTDLSEVPEEVETRGLQVRAIAKSYDKKVVLKDVSMAVARGEVVGLLGPNGAGKTTSFYSVMGLVRPDAGRIVLDGNDITDLPMYRRAILGLGYLPQETSIFRGLTVEQNILSVLEVSEPVREAREARLEQLLDEFGLTGLRDSPAMALSGGERRRAEIARALAADPTIMLLDEPFAGIDPLSISDIRDLIKELKKRDIGVLITDHNVRETLDIVDRACIIYDGQVLFQGTPQALVADAEVRRLYLGESFAL
- a CDS encoding LptA/OstA family protein, which codes for MSNMHAKPILAALLLIAASGASAASQERSSLLGGHDINAEVLVNSNDMEVQDREDRAVFVGNVVVQQGALTLRTERLRLAYSTGGGLEIDRLDASGGVVVTRGDETARSDFAVYDLDRKIITMIGNVRFSQGPNELKGARLNIDLDSGRAVLSGGPPGVESQNGRVTGRFTVPQRGN
- the lptC gene encoding LPS export ABC transporter periplasmic protein LptC: MSEAARRERAQKRRWAEPGSRHDVLVRWLKFGLPALGLILLMFLLFAPLTSQDDVSFILDKEEVDEASERMRVEKARYTGEDKNGQQFTIIAEQALQETSAVPIVEIEGMAARLELENGPLDVTADQGTYDIDEKKVEVPGGIKVRGPDGYKLDTSGVTVDLNERRLSSDDRVTGEMRLGEFSAGGLEADLGARTVKLTGGATLKIRQGSVR
- a CDS encoding ribonuclease D, with product MAVHFHEEDLPSVDLFGDGPVAVDTETMGLLPRRDRLCLVQLSDGKGDEHLVRFGPDSDYAAPNLKAVLGDENRLKLYHFARFDIASIFAYLDVLAAPVYCTRTASRLVRTYTDRHGLKELVKEILGKDISKQQQSSDWGGPDINDAQRDYAASDVRFLHALKDELDLRLEREGRAELAQACFDFLPARALLDLEGWDEVDIFAHS
- a CDS encoding cold-shock protein, whose amino-acid sequence is MGYDRGRKGDRGGRGRDKRDSGFFGEDSFKEPGGFDDRRGGGYAGGAPGYGDRGGAGGGYRGGGGGGGYQDRGGGGYGGGGGGGYRGGGGGGGGFRGGGGMPPQVVGEGKGVVKFFNPQKGFGFIVRDDGGEDVFVHISAVEAAGLTDLADGQPLEFTLVDRGGRISATDIKIDGEPMAVERSGSPAAGGERPERGGFNKRELTGETATGTVKFFNAMKGFGFIQRDDGQPDAFVHITAVERAGIPTINEGDRFEFDLEVDQRGKYAAVNLKPSS
- a CDS encoding GNAT family N-acetyltransferase, producing MHIAPANPQDRDALLALIQSAYRGESSRAGWTTEADLLGGQRTDPEGLDAIFANPKQTLLAARQDGDLVGCIALTDKGAGRHYFGMLTIAPTQQGAGLGKQLLAAAEQQARDAGASVMEMWVIKQRADLIAWYERRGYLATGRHEPFPMADPRFGLPKRDDLEFAVFEKPLG
- a CDS encoding cisplatin damage response ATP-dependent DNA ligase, producing the protein MRAFSRLLDDLTYTRSRNAKLRLIGDYLKSAPDPDRGIALAALTDQVEIPYIKPSIIRALAEQRIDPVLYKMSRDYVGDSAETLSLLWGDAADGEPEIDDGTLSLGAAVTALQKASKSEAPALLADMLDHLDASGRYALIKVATGALRVGVSARLAKQALADAFGLDVEAVEEVWHALEPPFTPLFDWGEGKAEAPNVTELPVFRPFMLAHPLEDEKRVDLSDYAAEWKWDGIRVQLVHAGGETRLYSRTGDDIGHSFPDVCAAFASEGVVDGELLVRGAEQGGEAGSFNALQQRLGRKAVSGKMQRDYPAFVRLYDILFDGKEDQRARPWSERRTQLEGFMTRLDPERFDLSALVEADSFDALADLREEARDTGVEGLMLKRKDSPYVAGRKVGLWYKWKRDPLTADCVMMYAQRGSGKRSSYFSDYTFGCWTDEGELHPVGKAYFGFTDEELKQLDRFVRRNTINRFGPVREVEKTLVLEVAFDSVHKSARHKSGLAMRFPRISRIREDKPAEEADTIANLEKLVS
- the rpmG gene encoding 50S ribosomal protein L33, encoding MAKPATVKIKLVSTADTGFFYVTKKNPRNTTEKMVFRKYDPVARKHVEFKEAKIK
- a CDS encoding response regulator, which codes for MAKIMVVEDNALNIKLFCDLLTAHGHEAKDVMDSRDAIDAALELGPDLVITDIQLPFINGIELMGMIRAEERLAGVPIMAVTAYAGEGDGERIRQAGAAAYLEKPISVARFIETVNGLLTQKEDGPAQ
- a CDS encoding DUF3572 domain-containing protein: MNKNSTTDPFALALQALVATLADERRAERLLALTGLDADALKRGLDDPSTLAQLLEFLEAHEPDLLAVANDIGVAPQELVQARMRLEA